The genomic stretch AATAACGGAGCCGTAAAAGTGGATTATATGATTGGCAGAGGTGCAATATCCACCGCAGGACATGACATCGGAAAATGCTATGTCATATGCAGAGCAGATGATGAATATGTATATCTAGTGGATGGTATTGCCAGAAACATAAAAAACCCAAAGAAAAAGAACAAAAAGCATATTAAGTGCATTGAAGGAACCGAAAATCTCCTTCCATGCATCAATGATAATAACATAATAACCCGGAATGAAGATATCAAAAGAGCAATTAAAACTTACAGTAAGATATATAAAGGGGCTATACCCTGGTAATCTGTTGTATTTCTTCAAATTTATGGAGGTGACTTAATGTCCAAATCAGATGTAGTTGAAATTGAAGGAACCGTTATTGAGAAATTACCCAATGCTATGTTCCAGGTTGAACTGGAAAATGGCCATCGCGTACTGGCTCACATCAGCGGAAAACTACGTATGAACTTTATTAAAATCGTACCCGGTGACAAAGTAACTTTAGAATTATCTCCCTATGATTTAACCAAAGGAAGAATTATCTGGAGAGATAAATAAAATACTAAAATTTACTTGATTTTTCTTCTGTCATTTGTTATAATGATAGACGGACTTTTTTTGAAAGGAGTGAATTACTGTGAAGGTAAGGTCATCAGTAAAACCCATCTGCGAAAAGTGCAAGATTATAAAGAGAAAGGGAAGTATCAGAGTAATCTGCGAGAATCCCAGACACAAACAAAGACAAGGCTAATAATCAGTTAAGGGCTGCGAATGCGGCATAACTGTTTTATATAAGGCGTTTACAGGATAATTCATCAGAGGGTATCATTGATATATCAAACTGTGAAGTATAACCGTTAATTCTCAGGAAATACCGGTTAAGATTTATCCGGAAGCTTATCTGATAGGTTTTCATGTGAACGACAATATATAGTTCTTGCTTTCTGTGTTACAATCTGCTTTTTTGCAATTGTGATATTGTGGGTAAATCAAAATGGTTTATCTTGAAATCTATGGGGTTTCAGCGGATTAACCTTAGGGTTAGTCTGTCACAATTTAAAGCGGCTGCGCAATGAAACACCAGGTGGTGTTGTTCATTGCAAAATATCATTTTATTATTGAAAATGTTACAAAATCAGCTTCCAGGGATATAAGGAACGGGTATGCATTTCACCATATATCAGATATTCTGTTATATGATACTTTTTTCATCCTACCGGAGCAACCTTAAAAAACAACGGAGGTGTAATACGCACATGGCTCGTATCAGTGGTGTAGATTTACCAAGAGAGAAACGTGTAGAAATCGGTCTTACTTATGTTTATGGTATCGGCAGAGTAAGTTCTAACCGTATTTTAAAAGAAGCAAATGTTAATCCTGACACACGCGTTAGAGATTTAACAGACGAAGAAGTTGGCAGAATTCGTGATATTATTGATGCAACTCAGACAGTTGAAGGTGATTTACGTAGAGAGATCGCTCTTAATATCAAGAGACTTCAGGAAATTGGATGCTACAGAGGAATCCGTCATAGAAAAGGCCTTCCTGTTCGTGGACAGAAGACTAAAACTAACGCTAGAACAAGAAAAGGTCCTAAGCGTACAGTTGCTAATAAGAAGAAATAATATTATCCAGTTACTACGAGAAATTCTTAGAATTTCAAGTTCTGTAACGGCAAGGTATGCATTTGCTGTATAACAGCAAAGGTATAAACCGCTCGTAAGAACCGCAGTGGCTGAATAGTCACGAAATAAGGTAATTAAAATCCAACAGGAGGGTTTGTTAAATGGCTAAGAAAATAGCAAAAAAAGTGACTAAGAAACGTGTTAAGAAAAACGTTGATCGTGGACAGGCACATATCCAGTCATCTTTTAACAATACAATTGTTACTCTGACAGATGCAGAAGGCAACGCTCTTTCATGGGCCAGTGCCGGTGGTTTAGGCTTTAGAGGTTCCAGAAAGTCAACTCCCTATGCAGCACAGATGGCAGCTGAAACAGCAGCAAAGGCAGCTTTAGTTCATGGTTTAAAAACAGTTGACGTAATGGTTAAAGGTCCCGGATCAGGAAGAGAAGCAGCAATTCGTGCACTTCAGGCTTGCGGCATTGAAGTAACAAGTATCAAGGATGTCACACCGGTTCCTCATAACGGCTGTAGACCACCTAAACGCAGAAGAGTCTAATAGAGGAGGTAAGTAACAATGGCAAGAGACATGGGTCCTGTATTAAAAAAATGTAGAACACTCGGACTTGAACCGTCTGTTTTAGGAATTGATAAGAAGTCCAACAGAACTTCTTCCAGAGCAGGAAAAAAGGTTAGTGAATACGGTACACAGTTAAGGGAAAAACAGAAAGCTAAGTTTATCTATGGCGTTCTGGAGAAACCTTTCAGAAATAATTTTGATAAAGCAAAGAAAATGAAAATCGGTACTACCGGTGAGAATCTGATGATTCTTCTTGAGCTCAGACTGGATAACGTAGTTTTCCGTTTAGGCTTTGGCAGAACCAGAAGCGAAGCAAGACAGATTGTTGACCACAAGCACGTTTTAGTTAATGGCAAGTGCATCAACATTCCTTCCTATTCAGTAAAAGCAGGAGACGTTATTGAAATCAAAGAGAAATTCAAGAGCGCTCAAAGATATAAAGATGTTTTAGAAGTAACAGCTGGCAGACTTGTTCCAGCATGGCTTGAAGCAGATCAAGAGTCCCTTAAAGGAACTGTAAAAGAACTGCCTTCAAGAGATCAAATTGATGTTCCGGTAAATGAAGTGCTTATCGTCGAGTTGTATTCTAAGTAATCATTAATCGTATCATAATAACCCAAAAGGAGGGTCCTATTGTGTTTGATTTTGAGAAACCAAAAATTGAAATTGCAGAAATTTCTGAAGATAAAAAATTTGGACGTTTTGTAGTAGAACCTTTGGAACGAGGATACGGTACAACCTTGGGCAATTCTTTACGTAGAATTATGCTTTCATCCTTACCCGGAGCTGCAGTAAGTCAAGTTAAGATTGATGGTGTAGTTCACGAGTTCAGTGCAATTCCAGGTGTAAAAGAAGACGTTACTGAAATCATCATGAACTTAAAAAGCCTTGCAATCAAAAATACCAGTGAGA from Anaerocolumna sp. AGMB13020 encodes the following:
- the rpmJ gene encoding 50S ribosomal protein L36; amino-acid sequence: MKVRSSVKPICEKCKIIKRKGSIRVICENPRHKQRQG
- the rpsD gene encoding 30S ribosomal protein S4 produces the protein MARDMGPVLKKCRTLGLEPSVLGIDKKSNRTSSRAGKKVSEYGTQLREKQKAKFIYGVLEKPFRNNFDKAKKMKIGTTGENLMILLELRLDNVVFRLGFGRTRSEARQIVDHKHVLVNGKCINIPSYSVKAGDVIEIKEKFKSAQRYKDVLEVTAGRLVPAWLEADQESLKGTVKELPSRDQIDVPVNEVLIVELYSK
- the infA gene encoding translation initiation factor IF-1 encodes the protein MSKSDVVEIEGTVIEKLPNAMFQVELENGHRVLAHISGKLRMNFIKIVPGDKVTLELSPYDLTKGRIIWRDK
- a CDS encoding 50S ribosomal protein L14, producing the protein MDYMIGRGAISTAGHDIGKCYVICRADDEYVYLVDGIARNIKNPKKKNKKHIKCIEGTENLLPCINDNNIITRNEDIKRAIKTYSKIYKGAIPW
- the rpsK gene encoding 30S ribosomal protein S11, which encodes MAKKIAKKVTKKRVKKNVDRGQAHIQSSFNNTIVTLTDAEGNALSWASAGGLGFRGSRKSTPYAAQMAAETAAKAALVHGLKTVDVMVKGPGSGREAAIRALQACGIEVTSIKDVTPVPHNGCRPPKRRRV
- the rpsM gene encoding 30S ribosomal protein S13; translated protein: MARISGVDLPREKRVEIGLTYVYGIGRVSSNRILKEANVNPDTRVRDLTDEEVGRIRDIIDATQTVEGDLRREIALNIKRLQEIGCYRGIRHRKGLPVRGQKTKTNARTRKGPKRTVANKKK